The Clostridia bacterium genome contains a region encoding:
- the spoVAE gene encoding stage V sporulation protein AE, producing the protein MLLKAFLLGGLICLIGQLIMDLTPFNVTTGHVLVGFVTAGAVLSALGWYQPLVDFGGAGATIPLSGFGHSLTQGTLKAMESQGLLGIFTGGLASTSAGIAAAVIFGYVMAVLFRPQG; encoded by the coding sequence ATGCTGCTTAAAGCCTTCCTGCTGGGGGGCCTTATCTGCCTTATCGGCCAGCTCATTATGGACCTCACCCCCTTCAACGTTACCACCGGACACGTGCTGGTGGGTTTCGTCACCGCCGGTGCGGTTTTGAGCGCCCTGGGATGGTACCAGCCCTTGGTGGACTTCGGGGGAGCGGGGGCCACCATACCCCTGAGTGGTTTCGGTCACAGTCTGACCCAGGGCACCCTGAAGGCCATGGAGAGCCAGGGACTGCTGGGCATATTCACCGGCGGGCTGGCCTCCACCAGCGCCGGCATAGCGGCGGCGGTGATCTTCGGCTACGTCATGGCGGTGCTGTTTCGTCCCCAAGGCTAA